CATGCCCAAGAGAAGTGGGAGCTTCATGCTGTTGCTGGAAGAGtaaatggctttttattttgtctttttatacttttccctttgcttcccaaagagccagtCTTAGAAGTTACAAGATAGGTTTTAGTGGATCTCCATCTAAGCAGctatgctgctgcttctctgttgcTCGTCAGGAAGGTGGAAAATTTGAGGTATGACCAGAATGATGTGTCTTTGGTTGTTGAGGTACTAACAGTTTTTGCATTTTCCTCTCCCTAGAGCCCCTTGCCCTGCCAGTTTCTGGATGCCAAGCACCTCCTGCTCACGCAGCTGCTGAATGCGTGAAGAAGCAGCTGACCAGGCAAGGAACTCTTAAGCAGCTGCTAAGATGGGCATGAGGATCAAGTTGCACAGCACCAATCACCCCAACAACCTGCTGAAGGAACTCAACAAGTGCAGGCTCTCCGAGACCATGTGCGACGTCACCATTTTGGTGGGCACCCGCTCCTTTGCTGCACATAAGGCTGTTCTGGCCTGTGCTGCTGGCTACTTCCAGAACCTCTTTCTGAACACGGGGCTGGATGCTGCCAGGACCTATGTGGTGGATTTCATCACTCCGGCCAACTTCGAGAAGATCCTCAGCTTTGTGTACACCTCTGAGCTCTTCACAGACCTCATCAATGTGGGCGTCATTTACGAGGTGGCAGAGCGGCTGGGCATGGAAGATCTGCTGAAGGCCTGCCATTCAACCTTCCCTGACCTGGAGAGCTCAACCATCACGAAGCAGCCCTCCTTGTCCATGAGCGAAGGCCGGTTGGGTCCTCTGAGCAGCACCTCCTCAGAGCAGAGCCACTCTTTGGGTGAAATCCGGAGCGGCGGGGAGCATTTTGGCCCTGAACGGAATTACATCTTGCACGGGGAGGTGGCAGGCAGCTACAAGGAGGACGACAGGAATACCGTGAGTGAAGCCAGCCAGACCCTTCCCCTAATGCATCCGCAGCAGCCTCCCAAGACGGAACAGGAGTCAGACCAGGGGCAGTTCGCTCCTGCTACGAGTGTGGTGACCCAGCCCAGCTTGGGCAGTGTGAACATCGTCGTTCAAACCACGACAAGCTCCTGCCAGCAGTACAAGGTCCAGAGCAATGGCGACTACGGCAAGGGCAGCTTCTTTACAGCTGATCCTTCCCTGGACATTTCCACAGGGAGCAATTCCTGTCCCAGCAACAGTGACCACTCCAAAGAGCAAGGTTTTGGGCAGATGGATGAGCTTCAGCTGGAGGATTTGGGTGAGGACGATCTGCATTTTGAAGATGCCAGTGAAGAGCTGGGCCCGTCGGAAGAAGTTATTGAGCTGAGTGATGACAGTGAAGAAGAGCTGGCCTTTGAGAATGACAGCCGGGACAGCAAGGCCATGCCCTGCCAGGTGTGCAAGAAGGTCCTGGAGCCCAACATCCAGCTGATCCGCCAGCATGCGAGGGATCACGTTGATCTGCTCACTGGGAACTGCAAGGTCTGTGAAACCCACTTCCAGGACCGGAACTCCAGGGTCACTCATGTTTTGTCCCACATTGGcatcttcctcttctcctgtgACATGTGTGAGACCAAGTTCTTCACCCAGTGGCAGCTGACCCTCCACCGACGAGAAGGGGTCTTTGACAACAACATCATCATCCACCCCAGTGACCCGCTGCCAGGGAAGATCGCCGTGTTTGGGGGAGGGCCTGGCTCAGAGCTGGCGTGTACTGCCTGCGGGAAGCCGTTGGCCAAAGATTTCCACACTATCCGCAACCACATCCTAGACCACGTGAACTTGAAAAGCCAGACGTGCGGCGTGTGTGACCAGAGGCACCTCAGCCTCTGCAGCCTGATGTGGCACACTCTGTCCCACTTGGGGATCTCGGTCTTCTCCTGCTCTGTGTGTGCCAATAGCTTCGTGGATCGGCACCTCCTGGAGAAGCACTTGGCTGTTCACCAGAACATGGAAGAGGCTCTTTTCCGGTGCCACTTCTGTGGCCAGAGCTTCAAGCTGGAAGCGGCGTATCGTTACCATGTCAGCCAGCACAAGTGCGGGGGCAGCCTGGACATCCGCCCCAGCTTTGGAGACCGTCTCCAGCAGCAGGGCCTGCAGAAGAGGAAGCTGCCAGAGGAGTTCCTGAGCGAAGACTTGGCGCTGCAAAACCAGCCAGGCAACAGCAAGTACAGCTGCAAGGTCTGCGGGAAGAGGTTTGCCCACACCAGTGAATTCAACTACCACCGGAGGATCCACACCGGAGAAAAACCCTACCAGTGCAAGGTGTGCCACAAGTTCTTCCGCGGCCGCTCCACCATCAAGTGCCACCTGCGGACGCACTCGGGAGCCCTCATGTACCGCTGTACTGTGTGCGGGCATTACAGCTCCACGCTCAACCTCATGAGCAAGCACATAGGCGTGCATAAAGGCAGCCTCCCCCCAGACTTCACCATCGAACAGACTTTCATGTATATCATCCATTCcaaagatgcagagaaaaacacGGACAGCTGATGGGGTGAGGCAGGGCAGGGCCAGGAAAGGAGCAAATGCTAATTACAgaagctgtggaaaaaatgtcGTCTATTTTATTTAATGATCAGACATCACGGATGGAAtcctccttttctattttttttatggttttttttggcCTTGCTAGGGCTTTTTAGATTGGTGGCATTGTACAAATTAACAGCACGTAAGCTACGTCACTGTTT
The window above is part of the Rissa tridactyla isolate bRisTri1 chromosome 24, bRisTri1.patW.cur.20221130, whole genome shotgun sequence genome. Proteins encoded here:
- the ZBTB39 gene encoding zinc finger and BTB domain-containing protein 39; this translates as MGMRIKLHSTNHPNNLLKELNKCRLSETMCDVTILVGTRSFAAHKAVLACAAGYFQNLFLNTGLDAARTYVVDFITPANFEKILSFVYTSELFTDLINVGVIYEVAERLGMEDLLKACHSTFPDLESSTITKQPSLSMSEGRLGPLSSTSSEQSHSLGEIRSGGEHFGPERNYILHGEVAGSYKEDDRNTVSEASQTLPLMHPQQPPKTEQESDQGQFAPATSVVTQPSLGSVNIVVQTTTSSCQQYKVQSNGDYGKGSFFTADPSLDISTGSNSCPSNSDHSKEQGFGQMDELQLEDLGEDDLHFEDASEELGPSEEVIELSDDSEEELAFENDSRDSKAMPCQVCKKVLEPNIQLIRQHARDHVDLLTGNCKVCETHFQDRNSRVTHVLSHIGIFLFSCDMCETKFFTQWQLTLHRREGVFDNNIIIHPSDPLPGKIAVFGGGPGSELACTACGKPLAKDFHTIRNHILDHVNLKSQTCGVCDQRHLSLCSLMWHTLSHLGISVFSCSVCANSFVDRHLLEKHLAVHQNMEEALFRCHFCGQSFKLEAAYRYHVSQHKCGGSLDIRPSFGDRLQQQGLQKRKLPEEFLSEDLALQNQPGNSKYSCKVCGKRFAHTSEFNYHRRIHTGEKPYQCKVCHKFFRGRSTIKCHLRTHSGALMYRCTVCGHYSSTLNLMSKHIGVHKGSLPPDFTIEQTFMYIIHSKDAEKNTDS